A DNA window from Novosphingobium sp. RL4 contains the following coding sequences:
- a CDS encoding pitrilysin family protein codes for MRLAPRSSAIALAAALALSACASAPTASVASPPPAPSENAAPAPASPAELVARVDIPYEKFVLANGLTTIIHTDRKAPIVGVTAYYKVGSKNEPRGKTGFAHLYEHLFFGGSANVPDFDVPLEGAGSTPTNGSTWYDRTNYVETVPTGALDLALFMESDRMGHLLPAVTQDKLDKQRGVVQNEKRQGDNQPYGLFEYAQAEGLLPVGHPYRHSTIGSMADLDAATLTDVRKWFTDHYGPNNVVLVLSGDIDAATARPKVEKWFGDIPRGPEIKPVTAEPVTLSAPVKREIVDQVPVLRLTRNWTAPGLNDADTPALQIGMRVLGGLASSRLDNELVRGQQLAVAVTAYSQVFQQLSMLTMAMDVKPGVNRAKANAAFDKVLADYLRDGPTEDEVRRAVVSTLSGEIGGLERVGGFSGKGATLAEGQVYSDDPAKYKQDLARMAALTPAEVKAAMNKWLSRPVYALDVVPGARTESGDAMGGWGDEAKQPAPRPDPTAKAPALAAGPKREFPQLGQIGALTFPAIERTTLSNGIPVALARRTAVPKLVLSLDFDAGYAADALDTPGTQGLMLAMLDQGTSKLDATRIAEAQERLGASISIDGSLDTSSVTLSALSANLSPSLDLMAQIVRDPAFSPSEVERVKSQSEAELAQALSTPDDLAARSLGSELFGNHPYAQPSDGLGNAASLAALTPAQLKAAHDKWLRPDLARITVVGDVTMAELKPMLERAFGQWQAPAVPKPVKPLDTAVPAATGSRIVLIDRPNSPQSVIVAGRVLPMTGKTPDAEPLQLANDVLGGGFLSRLNKDLREDKGWSYGVHSGVAQPVGPRSVQVAAPVQSDKTGEAIKAIIADMGALPAGRPVTAEELQRVTEGAIRQLPNLFETDAAVQAAIRKNDRLGRPEDYYVGLAARYRTIDAKAIGAAATQYLQPNGLTFVIVGDRKVVEPQLKGLGLPVEVRAAPAAPEGQE; via the coding sequence ATGCGACTTGCTCCCCGTTCCAGCGCCATTGCGCTCGCCGCCGCCCTCGCTCTCTCCGCCTGCGCCAGCGCCCCCACGGCCAGTGTCGCCTCGCCACCGCCGGCACCGTCGGAGAATGCCGCCCCGGCACCGGCCTCCCCGGCCGAACTCGTCGCCAGGGTGGACATCCCTTACGAGAAGTTCGTGCTCGCCAATGGGCTCACCACGATCATCCACACCGATCGCAAGGCCCCTATCGTCGGGGTGACGGCGTACTACAAGGTCGGCTCCAAGAACGAGCCGCGCGGAAAGACCGGCTTCGCGCATCTTTACGAGCACCTGTTCTTCGGCGGATCGGCCAACGTGCCGGACTTCGACGTGCCGCTGGAAGGCGCGGGCTCCACGCCCACCAACGGCTCCACCTGGTACGACCGCACCAATTACGTGGAAACCGTGCCCACGGGCGCGCTGGACCTTGCGCTGTTCATGGAAAGCGACCGCATGGGCCACCTGCTGCCCGCAGTCACCCAGGACAAACTCGACAAGCAACGGGGCGTCGTCCAGAACGAGAAGCGCCAGGGTGACAACCAGCCCTACGGCCTCTTCGAATATGCCCAGGCCGAAGGCCTGCTGCCGGTGGGCCACCCCTACCGCCACTCCACCATCGGCTCGATGGCCGACCTCGACGCCGCCACCCTCACGGACGTTCGCAAGTGGTTTACCGACCACTACGGCCCGAACAACGTCGTGCTCGTGCTCTCGGGCGACATCGACGCCGCCACCGCCCGCCCCAAGGTGGAGAAATGGTTCGGCGACATTCCGCGCGGCCCCGAGATCAAGCCCGTCACTGCCGAACCCGTGACGCTTTCGGCGCCGGTGAAGCGCGAAATCGTAGACCAGGTGCCGGTCCTGCGCCTTACCCGCAACTGGACCGCTCCCGGCCTGAACGATGCCGATACCCCCGCGCTCCAGATCGGCATGCGGGTGCTCGGCGGCCTTGCCAGTTCGCGGCTCGACAATGAACTGGTACGCGGACAGCAGCTTGCGGTGGCCGTGACCGCCTATTCGCAGGTGTTCCAGCAGCTCAGCATGCTCACCATGGCCATGGACGTGAAGCCCGGCGTGAACCGCGCCAAGGCCAACGCCGCCTTCGACAAGGTCCTCGCCGACTACTTGCGCGACGGGCCGACCGAGGATGAAGTGCGCCGTGCCGTCGTCAGCACCCTTTCCGGCGAGATCGGCGGCCTTGAACGCGTCGGCGGCTTCAGCGGCAAGGGAGCCACCCTGGCCGAGGGTCAGGTCTATTCGGACGATCCCGCCAAGTACAAGCAGGACCTTGCCCGCATGGCCGCGCTCACCCCGGCGGAAGTCAAGGCGGCAATGAACAAATGGCTCTCGCGCCCGGTCTATGCCCTCGACGTCGTTCCCGGCGCCCGCACCGAAAGCGGCGATGCCATGGGCGGCTGGGGCGACGAGGCGAAACAGCCCGCACCCCGCCCGGACCCCACGGCCAAGGCGCCTGCCCTCGCCGCCGGACCCAAGCGCGAATTCCCGCAACTCGGCCAGATCGGCGCACTGACTTTCCCGGCGATCGAGCGCACGACGCTTTCCAACGGCATCCCGGTGGCGCTTGCGCGCCGTACCGCGGTTCCCAAGCTGGTGCTCTCGCTCGATTTCGACGCCGGCTATGCCGCCGATGCGCTCGATACGCCGGGCACGCAGGGGCTGATGCTGGCCATGCTCGACCAGGGCACCTCGAAGCTCGACGCAACCCGCATCGCCGAAGCGCAGGAACGCCTCGGCGCCAGCATTTCGATCGACGGCTCGCTGGACACCAGCAGCGTGACGCTCTCGGCGCTCTCGGCCAATCTCTCGCCATCGCTGGACCTCATGGCCCAGATCGTGCGCGATCCCGCCTTCAGCCCGTCCGAAGTGGAGCGCGTGAAGTCCCAGTCGGAAGCCGAACTGGCGCAGGCGCTGTCAACGCCGGACGATCTCGCCGCCCGCTCGCTCGGCAGCGAACTCTTCGGGAACCACCCTTACGCCCAGCCCTCGGACGGCCTCGGCAATGCCGCCTCGCTCGCCGCGCTCACCCCTGCCCAGCTCAAGGCCGCGCATGACAAGTGGCTGCGCCCCGATCTCGCCCGGATCACCGTGGTGGGGGATGTGACGATGGCCGAACTGAAGCCGATGTTGGAACGCGCCTTCGGCCAGTGGCAGGCCCCGGCCGTGCCAAAACCCGTAAAGCCGCTCGACACCGCCGTGCCCGCCGCCACCGGCAGCCGGATCGTCCTGATCGACCGGCCGAATTCGCCGCAATCCGTGATCGTGGCGGGCCGCGTCCTGCCGATGACCGGGAAGACCCCGGACGCGGAACCCCTGCAACTGGCTAACGACGTGCTCGGCGGCGGCTTCCTCTCGCGCCTCAACAAGGACCTGCGCGAGGACAAGGGCTGGAGCTACGGCGTCCATAGCGGCGTGGCTCAGCCCGTCGGCCCACGCTCGGTCCAGGTCGCGGCCCCGGTCCAGTCCGACAAGACCGGCGAGGCGATCAAGGCCATCATCGCCGACATGGGCGCGCTTCCGGCAGGCAGGCCGGTAACCGCGGAGGAACTCCAGCGCGTTACCGAAGGCGCGATCCGGCAGCTTCCCAACCTGTTCGAAACCGACGCCGCCGTGCAGGCAGCAATCCGCAAGAACGACCGTCTCGGCCGCCCGGAAGATTATTACGTCGGCCTTGCCGCCAGGTATCGCACGATAGACGCCAAGGCGATCGGCGCTGCCGCCACGCAATATCTCCAGCCCAACGGCCTGACGTTCGTGATCGTGGGCGATCGCAAGGTGGTTGAACCGCAACTCAAGGGCCTCGGCCTGCCCGTCGAAGTGCGCGCGGCACCGGCAGCGCCCGAAGGCCAAGAATAA